The genomic stretch ACCCTTCAGGGAGACGTTTTTATCTCGCCATGGAAATCTTTTGCAGGACATGAATTACAATTTTATTCTGTTTCTGCTGAAGGAAGATATTATTTCAAAGAAGCCTTCAAACATTGGTATATAGGAGCTAATATTTCTGTAGCTGCTTATAAAGCTGCCAAGTGGAATTATTGGAATAATGATATTACCCAAAAAGATGATGGAGAATACATTATGAATTCTAATCTTTATCAAAAAGGTTATTCTGTGATGCTGGGTATTACTGGCGGATATCAGTTTCAATTATCTGAGCGGTGGAATCTTGACCTGTATGCAACAATAGGAACTGCACAAAGTTTTTATAAAGGATACGACAGAACAACCGGAAGACGTTACGATGTTGCAGAGAAATTTAATAAAAGTGGCGAAATTATGCCGTACAGAGGTGGGGTTATGATTTCTTACAAATTTAAATAATACCATGAAGCCATTCGGAAAAAATCATATTATCATTTCAGTGATTACTTTTGTAATCCTTTTTTTAATGAATTACATTGGAAATGATCTTCCAGATAAGTTACAAAGAGCCTTATTAACCGCTTTTGCAGGAGTTGTAGGGTTAACCATTGGACTCTTTATACTAAATAAGGGTAAAAATGATAAAAACCCGCCTCAAAATTTTGATTAAGGAGACTGGAAGACGAAAGCTGGAAGTTATTTTTAGTCATATTATCACTAAATAGTCCTTTAAAAAAGGAAAAGTATTTTTATGACCATTATAACTTCCAGCTTCCCATTTTTATCAATCAATATTTCTTATTCTGGATTGGCATTTATTAATCTTCGTAGATCACATATCGGGTTCTGATTTTTTCAAAATCTTCCAGATCTTTTTTCCATGAAGCTTTAATTTCCTGAATTGATTTCCCGGCAATAATCTGCTTTCTGAATTCATCAGTTCCTGAAAGTGTATCAAACCAAAGGTTCTTCAAAAAGAAATCCAGCTGAGGGTTCTTGTAGTTCTGATAAGCTTTGATTACCCATTCCAGATTCAGCTCTCTTAAATCTTTAGGATAGTTGGAGAGATCCTCTCCATAACACAGTTTTCCGTTCAAAAAAGGATCTTTAGCACCATAGCTTGGCTTAGGAGTAAACTTATAAGGTAAGCTTTCCGTCCATGGCGAACCATAGATTTGGAAAGGCTGATCAGTACCTCTTCCTACAGAAACCTGGGTTCCTTCAAAAAAACATAAACTTGGATATAAATTGATTGCTTTATCATTAGGTAAGTTTGGAGAAGGTTTATCTAACATTGGATAACGTTGCTTTTTGTGATAATTCTTCATCTGTATTACGGTATATTTTGCCTGAACTCCATTTTTCAGCCATTTTTCTCCATTCACCATTTTCCCATATTCACCAATGGTCAGTCCATAGACTACCGGAACTTCGTGCATTCCAACAAAGCTTGCCCATTTTTTCCTCAAAACTGGTCCATCAGTATATCCGTCATGGGGATTAGGACGATCCAGAACCATTACTTCAACATTATTTTCAGCACCCGCCTCCATTAGGTAAGTTAATGTAGAGATATAAGTATAGAATCTCACTCCTACATCCTGAATATCAAAAACAACAAGATCAATTCCTGCCAATTGCTCAGGTTTCGGTTTTTTATTGCTGGCATACAGGGAAACAATAGGAATTCCGGTCTTCACGTCAACTCCATTTTTCACTTTTGCCCCCGCATCGGCATCTCCTCTGAACCCATGTTCAGGGGCAAAAATAGCTTTGATCTTCACTCCATTTTTAACTAGAAAATCTACCAAATGAGTTCTGTCACTCATTAACCCCGTCTGATTTGTCACTACTCCAATAGTTTTATCCTTTAACAGGGGCAAATAAAGCTCAGGCTGATCTGCCCCGGTTTTAAAATCCGGTTGAACTTGAATTTGAGAATAATATTGATTGAATACTCCTAAAAAAATTAGGCAAATCAGAAGTAAATTTTTAATTTTGAAATCTAAATTCATAAGCTTGAAGTTTCCTTTATATTTCTCTAGAAAAATAGCGTTTTCCAAAGATAACAAAAATAACCTTTCAAGGGTTATCATCTTCATTGGCAGGCTTTCCGTAGCACTGGGAATTATTGTTTCTCTGATTACTGTAGCTACCGGATTCGGTTCTAAAAAAGCTATTAAAGAGAGACTGGCAGATTTTAGCGGACACATCACGGTAAGGTCTACCCGATCTAATTCTTCTTATAACACTTCGGTTTTAGATAATCAGGGATTGAATATTGCCAAAATCAAAGAACTTCCGGATGTGGAAACTATCCAAAAATATGTAACGGTTACCGGAATTATGCGAAATGAACATAATTTTGCAGGAATTATATTCAAAGGGATCGGAAAGGATTTCGACAGTTTAAGGTTTAAAAAATTTCTTATTGCCGGAACTACTCCCAAGGTAACCGAAGTAGGTTTCAACAATGATATTGCTATTTCACAAAAAATAGCCAATGACCTTCACCTTAAAGTCAATGACAGTATCGTTACTGTTTTTTTAAAAGCTGATCAAAAACCTCTTTACCGTAAGTTTAAAATCATAGGAATTTACAGAACAGACATTAAACTTATTGATGAACAATTTGTGATTGGTGGAATTAATCATGCGAGAAAGATTCAGGATATGAAGCCTGACGAGATTGGCGGAATTGATATTTTCCTGAAAAATGTTAATGATATTGATAAAGATTTTCCAGACATTGAAAAGTTGATCGGCTATAAAAACTACGCTGAAAAAGCAACCGAGAAATTCCCGCAAATCACGGATTGGATAAGTATCTTTGATACCAATATTGCCCTTATTATTATTATCATGCTGATTGTAGTGGTTATCAATATTATTATGGTTCTTCTGATCCTTATTATTGAAAGAACCAATTCTATTGGATTACTTAAGACCTTAGGAGCAAGCAACTCTCAGATCAGGGCTACTTTTATCAATTATACCCTGATCATTATGATTCCAGGTCTTTTATATGGAAATGCTATCGGATTAGGATTAATTCTTATTCAAAAATTCTTTGGAGTTATTAAGCTTAATCCGGAAAATTACTATGTAAGCACAGTCCCGGTAGATCTTAACCCTATTGCTATTATTTCCATTTCATTAGGGATTTTGGCCATATCTGCTCTTGCCTTAATTATTCCGAGTTATTTGATCAGCAAGATTTCTCCGGTGAAGGCCATTAAGTATAATTAACTTTATTAATTGGTTTAACATTAAGCTTTTAATCATCTGTTTTGAGCTTCAGTCATTTGTGATCTTTATACAGATAATTATAAAAGCATTATCTTTGCACCGCATATAAAACATTTATGAAATACGCAAAAAATATCCTTGAAACTATAGGAAACACACCACTGGTAAAACTTAACAATGTACTGGGTGAAGACTTTCCAGCATTAGTTTTAGCAAAAGTTGAGACATTCAACCCCGGAAACTCTGTAAAGGACAGAATGGCTCTTAAAATGATAGAAGATGCCGAAAAAGACGGCAGATTAAAACCTGGAGGAACCATTATTGAAGGAACTTCCGGAAATACAGGGATGGGATTGGCATTAGCAGCCATCATCAAAGGGTACAAATGTATCTTTGTTACCAATTCTAAACAATCTAAAGAAAAGTGCGATATTCTTCGTGCTGTGGGTGCTGAAGTAATCGTTTGCCCTACAGATGTGAAGCCTACAGATCCACGTTCTTATTATTCAGTTTCTAAAAGACTGGCTAAAGAAACAGAAAACGGATGGTATGTAAACCAATATGACAACTTATCCAACAGAACCGCTCACTATGAATCTACAGCTCCTGAAATCTGGGAACAGACAGAAGGAAAACTGACTCATTTTGTAGCAGGCGCAGGAACAGGAGGTACTATTACAGGATGTGGAACTTTCTTCAAGGAAAAAAATAAGGATATTAAAGTAATCGGAGTGGATACTTACGGTTCCATTCTTAAAGAATTCCATGAAACCGGTGAATTACATTATGATCACGCTTATACTTATATTACTGAAGGAATCGGTGAAGATATCATTCCTGAAAACTATGACATGTCTGTTATTGATCATTTTGAAAAAGTAACGGATAAAGATGGAGCGATCTATGCAAGAAAACTGGCTAAAGAAGAAGGGATTTTCTGTGGATATTCTGCTGGAAGTGCTATTGCATCATTGGTTCAGATGAAAGATCAATTTACTAAAGATGATGTTATTGTAGTTTTACTTCACGATCACGGTTCAAGATATGTAGGAAAGATCTACAATGATGAGTGGATGAAGGAAATGGGTTGGTTAGAATAAATAAGAAGACAACACTATACAATAAAAAATCAGAGCATTGTGCTCTGATTTTTTATTGTATCTTATCTTTTAATATAGTTTTGAGTAAAGAATAATCTCTTTCACTCATGGATTTTTTGGGAAACATATAATTGTATTTTCCTTCAAGAGAAATGAAATCATGATTGCTGACGAAAAAATCAAAGTCTTTCCATTCACTCGTTTCTTTTTCACCATCGATATTGACTGTAAAAAAATTCGGCTCAATTCTGATCTCGTAAATTTTGCATTTTTCCAATCTATCCAGGTAATGATTCACCTGCTTTTTCCACCTTGAAACTTTATTAACACTTACGGATAAGAAAACAGCGCAAAGCAAAAGTATAAAACTTAAAAAATATAAAATTCCCTGGCTTTCCTTACTCAAACTGCCTTTGACAAGAAATGCAATTAACAAAATAACCGCTGCTGCAATGGTTGTTATTGTCTTACTTTTTGTGGTAGGAGAAAAAAGCAGACTCCCTTGATTTCCACTAAAATAAATATCTTCAAAGTTCTTTCTCTCAGGTCTTAATATAATCACTTTTTCCCCACTCATAATACATTGTTGCTTTAAAAAGCTACAAAACTAAGCTAAATATCTTCATATTGGTCATTGATTGCCGAAAGTTTATTCATAAGTTCTCTGTTTCTTCGCTTTAAAGTTTCCAGTTTCTTCAGCATATTATGAATAACCTCCAGCCCTGGAAGATTGATTTCAAGATCATAATGCCAATTAGCAAATTTTTCCAGATCCGGCAGATCTTCATACATAAGATAATGAACTTCATTTTCAATTTGTATATTCAGCAAACCATAATCTACAAGCTCATCAAAAAAAGTGATTTCTATATTGTATATTCTTACGAGTTCTTCCCGTGATATTCTTTCACTCATAGCCTACGAATTTTTTAGTTGTTCAAAAAGGTCTTT from Chryseobacterium indologenes encodes the following:
- a CDS encoding DUF3575 domain-containing protein codes for the protein MKYRVLMGALAFLSVGSLKAQEQEQSEEKSLYVKGNALFLPIGIFNLGIEKQISPKYTLQGDVFISPWKSFAGHELQFYSVSAEGRYYFKEAFKHWYIGANISVAAYKAAKWNYWNNDITQKDDGEYIMNSNLYQKGYSVMLGITGGYQFQLSERWNLDLYATIGTAQSFYKGYDRTTGRRYDVAEKFNKSGEIMPYRGGVMISYKFK
- a CDS encoding exo-beta-N-acetylmuramidase NamZ family protein: MNLDFKIKNLLLICLIFLGVFNQYYSQIQVQPDFKTGADQPELYLPLLKDKTIGVVTNQTGLMSDRTHLVDFLVKNGVKIKAIFAPEHGFRGDADAGAKVKNGVDVKTGIPIVSLYASNKKPKPEQLAGIDLVVFDIQDVGVRFYTYISTLTYLMEAGAENNVEVMVLDRPNPHDGYTDGPVLRKKWASFVGMHEVPVVYGLTIGEYGKMVNGEKWLKNGVQAKYTVIQMKNYHKKQRYPMLDKPSPNLPNDKAINLYPSLCFFEGTQVSVGRGTDQPFQIYGSPWTESLPYKFTPKPSYGAKDPFLNGKLCYGEDLSNYPKDLRELNLEWVIKAYQNYKNPQLDFFLKNLWFDTLSGTDEFRKQIIAGKSIQEIKASWKKDLEDFEKIRTRYVIYED
- a CDS encoding PLP-dependent cysteine synthase family protein; its protein translation is MKYAKNILETIGNTPLVKLNNVLGEDFPALVLAKVETFNPGNSVKDRMALKMIEDAEKDGRLKPGGTIIEGTSGNTGMGLALAAIIKGYKCIFVTNSKQSKEKCDILRAVGAEVIVCPTDVKPTDPRSYYSVSKRLAKETENGWYVNQYDNLSNRTAHYESTAPEIWEQTEGKLTHFVAGAGTGGTITGCGTFFKEKNKDIKVIGVDTYGSILKEFHETGELHYDHAYTYITEGIGEDIIPENYDMSVIDHFEKVTDKDGAIYARKLAKEEGIFCGYSAGSAIASLVQMKDQFTKDDVIVVLLHDHGSRYVGKIYNDEWMKEMGWLE
- a CDS encoding ABC transporter permease; translation: MKFPLYFSRKIAFSKDNKNNLSRVIIFIGRLSVALGIIVSLITVATGFGSKKAIKERLADFSGHITVRSTRSNSSYNTSVLDNQGLNIAKIKELPDVETIQKYVTVTGIMRNEHNFAGIIFKGIGKDFDSLRFKKFLIAGTTPKVTEVGFNNDIAISQKIANDLHLKVNDSIVTVFLKADQKPLYRKFKIIGIYRTDIKLIDEQFVIGGINHARKIQDMKPDEIGGIDIFLKNVNDIDKDFPDIEKLIGYKNYAEKATEKFPQITDWISIFDTNIALIIIIMLIVVVINIIMVLLILIIERTNSIGLLKTLGASNSQIRATFINYTLIIMIPGLLYGNAIGLGLILIQKFFGVIKLNPENYYVSTVPVDLNPIAIISISLGILAISALALIIPSYLISKISPVKAIKYN
- a CDS encoding chaperone modulator CbpM; this encodes MSERISREELVRIYNIEITFFDELVDYGLLNIQIENEVHYLMYEDLPDLEKFANWHYDLEINLPGLEVIHNMLKKLETLKRRNRELMNKLSAINDQYEDI